Genomic segment of Brachyhypopomus gauderio isolate BG-103 chromosome 10, BGAUD_0.2, whole genome shotgun sequence:
TTAGGTAAAGCCGCAGAGAAGGTTGTGGGAAGGACTAGAGCCTGGACATCTTGAACAACATCATTCTTGTCAGACATGTTTTATTATACTTTTTAGAGACAGTGAAAGAAATGGCCCTTTACCAGATTTAAAGCATTCATTGCTAGATATTTTCTCTTCATTTCTGGTATTGCAATTTTGTAAAACTCAAATACATTGGGgttgtgtcttgtttagttaCATTATCTACACAACTGCTATTACAGCATCATTGATCATTACATACTTATCTTCTGTTTTATtgataaaataaattattatattatctccaaattttgtttttattcacaAGGTGATGTCAGAAagtgaatatatatattatatagtggTGTATATATAGTGGTAGCAAGTTTTCAATATTTGTCATTTATAAGGCATATCATAATATaagtagtgctgtcaattccaggtgccgcgattaaaagtcctcaccaggattttgctcaggcttcctggattgtgttgattccactaattttacctggattgctaattagaaaatctagcaagcttgagcaaaatcctagtgaggacttttaatcgcggcacctggaattgacagcactaaataTAAGCCTTATATAATTGACATACGTTTTGAAAACTTGCTACCACTGTAGTGAGAGAATAACTAAAAGAATATGTAAACAAACTGTCCCACATATTGATTTGATAAGCTCTGTATTTTTACTGTAACCGTTTGGTTTGATGGCGGTGGAAGTGGCGTGATCCCCGTCGTCTCCGTCGTGCAGCTACTTCGGCTGTCACTCGATCTGACATGCGCAGTCGACGCGCCAGTTTCGCCAAAGAATCGGGAGGAGAAACAGGACGGCAATGGGACAACTGTTATTACTGTCCAATTTAACACATATCAGCCTCATGGGTAATCTTAGCTCCGATCAAATTACATTACAGGGCGTGTGAAATAGCTTCCATGTTTTTACACATAGAACCGATCGATAAAGTTTCGGTCTTCCAAAGGTAAGCGGATTCAGTTTGTTGCAAAGGAATCAACTGGGCGGCAGAGACGGAGTGACGGACATGGAGGACTTTGGGTCGGCGCTGGAGAAAAATGTGGCAGATTTAACTGTAATGGACGTGTATGATATCGCGGCGGTCGTGGGGCAAGAGTTTGAGCGGATAATAGATCAGTATGGCTGCGAAGCTTTGTCGCGGCTCATGCCGAAAGTTGTCCGGGTCCTGGAGATCCTTGAAGTCTTGGTTAGCCGGAACAGCATTAATCCAGAAACCGAGGAGCTGCGGCTGGAACTGGACAAACTCCGGCTGGAGCGCATGGACCGCCTAGAGAAGGAAAAGAAGCACAAAAAGGTGATTTGTGTGATGAACCCCCAGTTAAAGGGAAACCCTGCTGTCTTTCGTGTCTTCCCGGGAACGTCGTAGAACCCGTAACAAAAGCAAAGTGAAGTTCCCGATTATGGCAGGAAACGACCGAATCTAATGTGGGTCGTTGGGTCGAGGACACTGCAGCACGTCCGTTAGGAACCCACGACAGGCGACACCACAGATTTATTTAGAGTGTCGGACCTTGCAGCTTTTATAATAGTCAGGGTTTGTGTAGTGGCTAGTCAGTATTTCGTATACGTGAATGTATTAAATGATTATTTTAAACGTCCAACGAGGAGAACATTGTGCCCAGAATATGTGGATGACGAGTCATATGCAGTGCAGTGCGCATTATGATCAAAAGTCAGCCGTATGCACGCATACAGGTGGAACGCTGTTTTGTGTCTGAGTTCAGCGTTACAACTGTCATGACATTTAACTGGGGCTTTGTGGATGTCACATTAGTTAATTGTGGGGCATGGATTTGAATTGTTCCGAGATTTTAGTACAAATAAAACGAGCAaaaggattgtgtgtgtgtgtgtgtgtgtgtgtgtgtgtgtgtgtgaacccaggAGCTGGAGTTGGTTGAGGATGTGTGGCGGGGTGAAGCCCAAGATTTGTTGTCCCAGATTGCCCAGCTGCAAGAAGAAAACAAGACCCTCCTTAGCAACCTGTCCATCAAGGACTGTCCAATGACAGAGGAGGATATTCAGAGGCAGGAAGGTAATTCATGACCTTCCTAAAACCTGCGCCAAGCTGGTGGCAGCTGTGTTCTGAATAGCAGTGACTCCACTGCACTGGAGTTGAGTCTGGAGGCCTCGCTGGGAAGGAAGTTTAGGAATGCATCCGTTGTTTGCTGAATTACCTGAGAAACATTTCTATAATTTGCCCACACAGCAATTTCACTTTGTGCACCTCCTCTTGCGCTGAACACGGAGGAACTCAGTGGCTGCCACACTGACGTACTCGTCAGCCGTTCAGAGACGGACAAAACCGAAAACAAAACGACAACATTCAACTGTGCGGCACAAAGGAGTCCTTCTCTGTCCAACTGAGGCGCAGCCAGGACGCATTAGTGCAGGAGTGGGTCCAGGGGGGCACAGAGACTCCTCAGTACTGGCCACTGCCTCACGTGCCCgagggagggtgggggagtcggggtgcgtgggggggggggggggtgcagcacAGCTGCAGGAACAGCCCCCCCCTTCATTGTCCTCTCGACCTGCCTGATGAGAATGATAGGCTGTCAGGACCGTCTGCACAAACCTGGCGACGTGCGACTTCACTTACCAGTATGTGAAGACATGAGGGTTCATATCCAGTCACAAAAACTAAACAAATCACATGTcacgtgtgcgtgtgggggAAGGTGTATTTATGAACGACTAGGTTATTTTTGAGTCAgcagggcttgtgtgtgtgtgtgtgtgtgtgtgtgtgtgtgtgtgtgtgtgtgtgtgtgtgttcatgcagcaATTTACAGTCACAAATCTATTTTAAGAGCACACTGGGGCACTTAAAGAGGAGCTGTTTCGCTTTCACTGTCGGTCATGTCTCAGAGTGCAACATATTCACAGTGGCTAATCTAATGCAGGGAATAAATAACAACAGACCACAATAACAATGTCCAATAACAGATGCTGCTGTGTGGAAATTCCATAATGTATATGTTAAGGAGACAACAATATaacaggacttttattttgctgcCTGTGCTTGAGtttctttttcctttctttGTCCAGATAGGTCTTTTTAGATCCAAGCTCTCGTCTGTCAGGTAGACCTAGAAGATCTAGAAGGTGCAGAAGATACTGTGGCTCTCAGTATGCCTTTCTCTCTTTGGGCTGCCTAGGTatgtcagagagggagaggcaggtGATGAAGAAACTAAAGGAAGTTGTGGATAAACAGAGGGACGAGATCCGAGCCAAGGACCGGGAGCTGACCCTGAAGAACGAAGATGTGGAAGCGGTAAATGGCGCAGAGGAGTGCACGAGCGTCACTAGACGGCTCTTACATTCCGTCCGCTAAGGAGGCTTTGGTTACGGCTGACCTTTGCACCCCTGACCTCTCTGACCTCGCCCTGGCGTCCTCCAGCTCCAGCAGCAGCAGAGCCGGCTGATGAAGATCAACCACGACTTGAGGCACAAGATCACGGTGGTGGAGGCGCAGGGCAAGGCCCTGATCGAGCAGAAGGTGGAGCTGGAGGCCTTCGCCCAGGCACGGCAGCAGGAGCTGGGGTCCCTGCGGCAGGAGGTGGTGCGGCTCAGGGATCGGCTGCAGGCCGAGGGCGCCTGGGCCGGTGCCGGGATGGAGGAACCCACGGCACCACCGTCACCCGCACAGGTCAGTCCAGAAGGCCCGTGGAGCCTCCTCTACAGGGCAGCAAACACTTgagtcgtgggtttgattctcagGGAGCACACATCCTATAATACTGATAATTATGTGCAAGTCGCTCTGTATAAGAGCATGGGTCAAAAGCTGTAAATGAAAAATGTTATTCGCAGAGACCTTGTAGAAAAAATCTGAGGAGTTGGTAGATCAGTTGGATTTATGAATATATGGGATTACTGTATGGTAGACATGTCATCTTAGATGTCCTTTTCCTGTTGCTTTTCTTTACTTTCTAAAGACTATCCTAATGAATGTTCATTTCCACCAACTTTTAGGCCGCAGTCTAAATACAGGCTATACAGGGATGCAGTGTGAATGGTTTTTAAGAGTGTGATGATTTCATGTATCAGGACTGTTCTCGTGTACGTGACTGCAGTGAATCAGACAGGTCTGTCACTGTGTCACAGACCCGAGGGTGAGCTGGTAGATAAATATAGCCATCGTCTGGTCAGTGAGCCAACAAAGCAGATGCTTAGAGCTTTAAATGACCGGTTCAGCCCAACAGAACTAAGACAAATAACGAAGCAAAGCTAATGTTGCTAGTTAGCTTCATTTCACCCTGACTGGCAGCTACCTAGCATTGGtaactcatacacaccacagttGGAGTTATGAAAGCCTGTCGCTGAGGTGTTGCGTGCCCGTCGTTAGTATTGCAGAAGAGAACTGGGGTGATATGAGGTCATGGCTGTGAATATACATGACCTTGTATATTCATGCCTGGTACAGACTCTTCAAACTTTTGAATTTTACTTAGAAACAATTTTGTTTGCAAAACATCCTCTTTGCCACAGTGTTTCCTTGATAGTTTTGTACCACAAGCCTTAACATGCACAGACGTGGTGTATTTAGTTTTGTTCATGTTCTTGCCATGTGTTAGAGTGTGCTTCCCGGGCCTGCCCTGTCCAGGGAgcaaaccccaccccccacgtcCTGCCGCCCACGAGCACTCGCACATGAGAATGACGTGGtggaagatgaggaggaggaagaggcagtGTTGTTATGGGTAACCCTTTGGTTCGCCAGGGTTGCACGGTTTGAAACTAATCTTGCCTCCTTGCTGGCTATCTTCTCCAGTGCTGTATaaagactggtgtgtgtgtgtgtgtgtgtgtgtctgtgtgtttgatgcACAAATCTGTCTTTGTGAAGTTGTCTGGCGCATTCAACATGAGGAGCGAGTGATCCTGATTAGCGCATATTTGTTGGTCTGTCCAGTGGGTGGCGTCCTACTAAACGCAAGTTACCCGCATGGCCTGCTCACCCCAGAGCTCCGATTGTCTGTGGTGAACATTTTGAATTAgacagtggggtgtgtgtttcaAGTGTGTGTGACAGTTTTGACAGCTGTAATATCTGCAAATGCATGCTGAATTGTAGATACATGTTGTCACAGACAACGTTGCACAGTGCAGGTGTTTACAGCACAAGGGTGCAGGTGTTTACAGCACAACAAAATACAAAACTAATGAGCcttattatttgtttattaacattttaatgtGCATTATAGGACCTATTAGGTAAATCTGTAAATGTGACCACCTGACAGGTTTTTTTTCGTATTATTATATTTGTTATTGGTGAACCCAAAACCCTACAAATACGTCTGATTTTAACCCCATGACCCAGTTTTCCCAGTTTTGTGTTGTGTCCAATATATCACTGCAATACAGGCTGTATTTGTATCTGTAAATCTATTACAAGCTATAGAGGAGCTTCAGTGGTTACTGTGGGTGACCTCCATGAAGCGATATTTGTAAAACCATGACttatcattttacatttaagaGTTAAACAGAGTTGTATGGGTTATCCACAGTCTCTAGTCACTATCATTTTTGTTTCTGCTCGTTAAAAGTACCAACAGCTGTGAACGTTCTCTGCCCAAACACTCCACCGCTTTGCATAGACTGAACGGGCCGTTTCCATGGAATCACGCGGCGCATTTTCAAGCAGCAATCGGAATGTGTCTGACACGTTAAACACGCCCGCCTCCCACTTGTAATCACATCAAACTCCTTTTTAGCTAAACAACAAAATGAAATAAACGCGTTAATGTTCATATACCCTCCTTGCTGTGACGTTTTTACATTGTGATTGCTCAGATAATCCACAGTAATGTCTTTTTCTGGCCTTGCATGTACAGTTTTGTACAATGTACTATGAACCCTGTAAGCACTCAGACCTTACCATCCCTTATgagtgagtatatgtgtatgttcCTCCTGCCCAACAGGAGGCGCTGTCTGAAGAGGAGGGGGGTCTGGATCCAAAAGATCCGAACCGGCCGCGCTTTACCTTGCAAGAGCTGCGAGATGTTCTTCATGAGAGAAATGAACTCAAGGCCAAAGTCTTCATGCTGCAAGAAGAAATGGCGTATTACAAGAGGTTAGCGCTTTCGTCCTGTGGCTGCTGCGTAAAACAGCAGTAAATGGCATTACTGGTGCTCTGCTTCATAAGTCAGGGCCTTTTCTTGGATGTTAAACTAACCATCAGCCGCAACTCAGCGCTGTGAATGTGCCGTGAAGGTCATTATTTCATGCTTTGTGAAGTTCAGCATTTTTAAACCCATGTTCTCTTTTCCCAGCGAGGAACAGGAAGAGGACGCAGGCCCGCCTACTGCAGCAGACCCCGCCCCCGCCTATAGACCCCACCCTCAAGCTGGTGCTCAGCCAGAGTCGGGCATAAAGCGCTTGTGCGTACTGTGAAATTCCTTCTGTCTGGGCATTTCTCtcactgccccacacacacacacacacacacacatacagcagatATTTATTGCAGAGGACAAGGCCAGAACAGTTTATGCTTTCCCTTAAAACTCCTTAGAACCTACTAAGAATCTCACAGTAAATGTTGTGAAACAGTGTGATGAATAAGGTTATATACCATGACACCTGCTAAATAATCCATGCTGTGAAAGACATTTTCAGTGGTGAGGGTTTCACGCTGAACTACAGTTGAACATGCTGTTATGTGCATAACGGCATAACACAGCCTCTCGTATGTTTTGGCATATTCTGAATTTTCTGTGTCACTAAAAATGAATTAAGGCATGGTCATCATTAATCCTGGAGCCAGTGTTGTGTAGCATTACGAAAGAGGAAAACAATGGAGACCACAACCATTGGTCAGAGGTGTTGTGTGGGCGTGTCCACCAACAGGAGCGATGGCTGGTGTAGGATGATGCGGTGGAGCTGTCGATGCTTTCTGTTCCCTCTTTATTTACTCCTTCATATCTGTGCCTCTCTGCAACAGGATCTTCACAGCCATTATGCCGATGGTGGCGGCTGGGTTGATTCCAGATGACCCCACTTTACAGCCAATCAGACGACTTATTTCCATTGTACGACCATGTTTTGGTGGTTGACCTTTGTGTTCGTTTGCGCTATTGTTAACCCTTGCTAAACCCCTTCATGTGCTGGTGTTGCATGCCCCCTCCTGCTTTTCAACCCTACCTCACCTCTCATTGGAGCTACTCACAATCCAAACACtattctgattggctgattgtGGGGCTATCTGGGACTTGTCAGCAGGAAGATAATTAGAATCAGCCAGTCAGAATAAAGCACCTTTTCTCCTCTTGGTTCTGATCACATGCTAACACTTGTGACATAACTAAAGATTTTACACTGTCCAACTGTCTTATCGAGAATGTTAAAACCC
This window contains:
- the rilpl1 gene encoding RILP-like protein 1 isoform X1, whose protein sequence is MEDFGSALEKNVADLTVMDVYDIAAVVGQEFERIIDQYGCEALSRLMPKVVRVLEILEVLVSRNSINPETEELRLELDKLRLERMDRLEKEKKHKKELELVEDVWRGEAQDLLSQIAQLQEENKTLLSNLSIKDCPMTEEDIQRQEGMSERERQVMKKLKEVVDKQRDEIRAKDRELTLKNEDVEALQQQQSRLMKINHDLRHKITVVEAQGKALIEQKVELEAFAQARQQELGSLRQEVVRLRDRLQAEGAWAGAGMEEPTAPPSPAQSVLPGPALSREQTPPPTSCRPRALAHENDVVEDEEEEEAVLLWEALSEEEGGLDPKDPNRPRFTLQELRDVLHERNELKAKVFMLQEEMAYYKSEEQEEDAGPPTAADPAPAYRPHPQAGAQPESGIKRLFSFFSRDKRRSSQRGGAQLDDSFGSWASKDDAYTEQAQEALQHM
- the rilpl1 gene encoding RILP-like protein 1 isoform X3; its protein translation is MEDFGSALEKNVADLTVMDVYDIAAVVGQEFERIIDQYGCEALSRLMPKVVRVLEILEVLVSRNSINPETEELRLELDKLRLERMDRLEKEKKHKKELELVEDVWRGEAQDLLSQIAQLQEENKTLLSNLSIKDCPMTEEDIQRQEGMSERERQVMKKLKEVVDKQRDEIRAKDRELTLKNEDVEALQQQQSRLMKINHDLRHKITVVEAQGKALIEQKVELEAFAQARQQELGSLRQEVVRLRDRLQAEGAWAGAGMEEPTAPPSPAQEALSEEEGGLDPKDPNRPRFTLQELRDVLHERNELKAKVFMLQEEMAYYKSEEQEEDAGPPTAADPAPAYRPHPQAGAQPESGIKRLFSFFSRDKRRSSQRGGAQLDDSFGSWASKDDAYTEQAQEALQHM
- the rilpl1 gene encoding RILP-like protein 1 isoform X2, with the translated sequence MEDFGSALEKNVADLTVMDVYDIAAVVGQEFERIIDQYGCEALSRLMPKVVRVLEILEVLVSRNSINPETEELRLELDKLRLERMDRLEKEKKHKKELELVEDVWRGEAQDLLSQIAQLQEENKTLLSNLSIKDCPMTEEDIQRQEGMSERERQVMKKLKEVVDKQRDEIRAKDRELTLKNEDVEALQQQQSRLMKINHDLRHKITVVEAQGKALIEQKVELEAFAQARQQELGSLRQEVVRLRDRLQAEGAWAGAGMEEPTAPPSPAQSVLPGPALSREQTPPPTSCRPRALAHENDVVEDEEEEEAVLLWEALSEEEGGLDPKDPNRPRFTLQELRDVLHERNELKAKVFMLQEEMAYYKSEEQEEDAGPPTAADPAPAYRPHPQAGAQPESGIKRLIFTAIMPMVAAGLIPDDPTLQPIRRLISIV